In the Leptospira limi genome, one interval contains:
- a CDS encoding succinate CoA transferase has product MTVTNSLIEEKLKTAEEIALLLPYHVTLGCSGFTPAGYPKLIPVAFAKRIEEEKKQGKSFSINLYAGASTGEELDGALAKTGALKLRIPYQSNSHLRNLINQGETDFIDMHLSHVVKYIEHGILPKIDVALVEAIDVTTDGKIYLSTSSGMSATYLKNAESIYIELTDTHPLELKSYHDIYLPSHHMKGGPIPIINPSDRVGEPFIQVPPEKIKGIVRSSKPDAATVFKTPDADCQNIASHVLEFIQHEIKMGRIPKEYLPFQNGVGNIANAVLASMAKDPKFHAIQMYTEVVQDSVFDLIDAGKLEIASTSALTFSELGLKRFHENISAWKSKFVIRPQEISNHPEVIRRMGLIAMNTAIEIDIYGNVNSTHVMGTSMMNGIGGSGDFTRNSHLSIFMTPSLAKDGNISAIVPMVSHTDHNEHSTMIFVTENGLADLRGCPPKKRAELIIEKCAHPIYRDKLRAYYENALKVSKGKHTPHDLENALSWHVQFLKTGSMK; this is encoded by the coding sequence ATGACTGTAACCAATTCCTTGATTGAAGAAAAACTTAAAACTGCAGAAGAAATCGCCCTATTATTGCCATATCATGTCACCTTGGGTTGTTCCGGTTTTACTCCCGCAGGTTACCCTAAACTTATCCCTGTTGCCTTTGCAAAACGTATCGAAGAAGAAAAAAAACAAGGGAAGTCATTTTCTATCAATTTGTATGCAGGTGCTTCCACTGGGGAAGAATTAGATGGAGCATTGGCGAAGACAGGCGCTTTAAAATTACGAATCCCATACCAATCCAATTCACATTTACGCAATTTAATCAACCAAGGGGAAACTGATTTTATAGACATGCACCTTTCCCATGTCGTGAAATACATCGAACATGGAATTTTGCCAAAAATTGATGTAGCATTAGTGGAAGCCATTGATGTGACAACGGATGGTAAAATTTATTTATCCACTTCTTCTGGGATGAGTGCAACATACTTAAAAAATGCGGAATCGATTTATATCGAACTTACTGATACCCATCCTCTTGAACTAAAATCATATCACGATATTTATCTACCAAGTCACCACATGAAAGGTGGACCAATTCCTATTATCAATCCAAGTGATCGAGTGGGTGAACCTTTTATCCAAGTCCCACCCGAAAAGATCAAAGGAATCGTTCGTTCTAGTAAACCTGATGCAGCTACCGTATTCAAAACACCTGATGCTGATTGCCAAAATATAGCTTCCCATGTTTTGGAATTCATCCAACACGAAATCAAAATGGGTAGAATTCCAAAAGAGTATCTGCCATTCCAAAATGGAGTTGGGAATATTGCAAACGCCGTACTTGCAAGTATGGCAAAAGATCCAAAATTCCATGCGATCCAAATGTATACAGAAGTGGTCCAAGATTCTGTTTTTGATTTGATAGATGCAGGGAAATTAGAAATAGCTTCTACTTCTGCGCTCACCTTTTCAGAGTTAGGTCTAAAAAGATTCCATGAAAATATTTCAGCTTGGAAATCTAAATTTGTCATTCGTCCACAAGAAATTTCAAATCATCCGGAAGTCATACGTCGTATGGGACTCATCGCAATGAACACAGCGATCGAAATTGATATCTATGGGAATGTAAATTCAACACATGTGATGGGTACATCGATGATGAATGGAATCGGTGGGTCAGGGGATTTTACTAGAAATTCGCATTTGAGTATTTTTATGACACCTTCACTTGCGAAAGATGGGAATATTTCTGCGATTGTACCAATGGTCTCTCACACAGATCATAACGAACATTCAACAATGATTTTTGTTACAGAAAATGGATTGGCAGACTTACGAGGATGTCCTCCCAAAAAACGTGCGGAACTCATCATTGAAAAATGTGCTCATCCTATCTATAGGGATAAATTGAGAGCTTATTATGAAAATGCACTCAAAGTTTCAAAAGGCAAACACACACCACATGACCTAGAAAATGCATTATCATGGCATGTTCAATTTTTAAAAACAGGAAGTATGAAGTGA
- a CDS encoding transglycosylase domain-containing protein: MNYKNNSFYLILEVLYGHLIDIMRFLWQKKNQVLTIGFLVGVFLSFFFLAGAYVVWSGEETRVHKSLEKYRSEVSNFYDSFQPKSVKILDRSGKVMGEFYRRNFRPIRTDNLRKHNVIVWAVLSSEDREFFSHSGINYTAILRAVVTNLVQFRLSQGGSTISQQLAKLTLNLGKRNLFNKLTELYCTFYIESQYSKEEILAMYLNQIFLGEGNTGVEEAARYYFRKPASELSPEEAALLVGIIPAPSVYNPVRNLGIALSRQKRVLYDMARNPELHPSQKDIPVKFSDSIEVNLKRFRTIYKVKESKDEDGNPKYSSEIGKYGADKDFRVNLAPDFNAEIRRFILEKFSNEDLEERGLLVYTTLDLEKQRFAEEALRIGVDSVRADLSKQELEYQTKGKADLAEVTRGILPQLSGSMISLDPETGDVEALVGGYKISNVFRFNRAEEAKRQPGSTIKALVYALAFEKRIVNPSSKIKDEKLDISGYSPKNWYKGYKGEITVRQALAQSVNTVSVKLLHEVGISYFIQKLSAILSIPEEEAEQRFQRNLSLALGSGELSPMELSTIYATLMNGGRRVTPRKIIKITDMDGNEFYNTIPNEAAEQILDPVACAMAINTLQSVLTEEGTMTLKRKEGEPFLYAGKTGTVQSPKLKSSKWKGMKGVRDVWFAGLTPRNVTVVWVGHDEGAPFPGSGSGVSGGIWYRYIQNVKTKLGMGNQLIPSFVGDFVKVDVCADDGTLIENNPEYICKVPLYAQYYYIGDLPPKRIGFNKSEPQPNSISQPNNLEEDDSEISTYNADGSKTQPAAVDSVELEPPLIDNRRVRYNEENP, translated from the coding sequence ATGAACTATAAAAATAATTCCTTTTATTTGATTTTAGAAGTATTGTATGGTCATTTAATCGATATTATGCGATTCTTGTGGCAAAAAAAGAACCAAGTTTTGACAATTGGATTCCTTGTTGGAGTCTTTCTTAGTTTTTTCTTCTTGGCAGGTGCCTACGTAGTTTGGTCTGGAGAAGAAACAAGGGTACATAAATCTTTAGAGAAATACAGATCAGAAGTATCCAATTTTTATGATAGTTTCCAGCCTAAGTCCGTAAAAATTCTGGATCGAAGTGGAAAGGTGATGGGTGAATTTTATCGTCGTAATTTTCGCCCAATTCGAACTGATAATTTAAGAAAACATAATGTGATTGTTTGGGCAGTACTTTCCTCTGAAGATAGAGAATTTTTTTCTCATTCAGGTATTAATTACACAGCAATATTACGTGCTGTTGTTACAAACTTAGTCCAATTTAGGTTATCGCAAGGTGGATCCACCATCTCACAGCAGTTAGCAAAATTAACTCTCAATCTGGGAAAACGAAATTTATTCAATAAACTTACTGAGTTATATTGTACTTTTTATATCGAAAGCCAATATTCGAAGGAAGAAATATTGGCAATGTATCTGAATCAAATTTTTTTGGGAGAAGGAAATACTGGCGTGGAAGAAGCGGCCAGATATTATTTTCGAAAACCTGCATCGGAACTTAGCCCTGAAGAAGCGGCACTTCTAGTAGGAATCATTCCAGCACCAAGTGTGTATAACCCAGTTCGTAATTTAGGCATTGCACTTTCTCGCCAAAAACGAGTATTATATGACATGGCGCGAAATCCAGAACTTCATCCTTCGCAAAAAGATATCCCTGTGAAGTTTTCAGATTCTATTGAAGTCAATTTAAAACGTTTTCGAACGATTTACAAAGTGAAAGAATCGAAAGACGAAGATGGAAATCCAAAGTATTCAAGTGAAATTGGAAAATACGGAGCGGATAAAGACTTTCGAGTTAATTTAGCTCCAGATTTTAATGCCGAGATCAGAAGGTTTATTCTCGAAAAGTTTTCTAATGAGGATTTGGAAGAACGAGGACTTCTTGTTTATACTACCTTAGATTTGGAAAAACAAAGGTTCGCAGAGGAAGCGTTGAGGATTGGTGTTGATTCTGTGCGTGCAGATCTGTCCAAACAAGAGTTAGAGTATCAAACTAAAGGTAAAGCTGATTTAGCTGAAGTGACTAGAGGAATTTTACCTCAACTTAGTGGATCAATGATTTCGTTAGATCCAGAAACAGGAGATGTAGAAGCTCTTGTAGGAGGGTATAAAATTTCCAATGTGTTTCGTTTTAATCGTGCTGAAGAAGCAAAACGTCAACCTGGATCCACAATCAAAGCATTAGTATATGCATTGGCCTTTGAAAAACGAATCGTAAATCCATCCTCAAAAATCAAAGATGAGAAATTAGATATTTCAGGTTATTCACCAAAAAACTGGTATAAAGGTTACAAAGGTGAGATAACTGTTCGCCAAGCTTTAGCACAATCAGTCAATACTGTCTCTGTCAAATTATTACATGAAGTTGGGATTTCGTATTTCATTCAAAAATTAAGTGCGATTTTATCGATTCCTGAAGAGGAAGCAGAACAAAGATTCCAACGTAATCTTTCCCTGGCTCTGGGTTCAGGGGAACTGAGTCCAATGGAATTATCAACAATCTATGCAACCCTCATGAATGGCGGAAGAAGAGTCACTCCTCGAAAGATTATCAAAATCACAGATATGGATGGGAACGAGTTTTACAATACAATTCCCAATGAAGCCGCAGAACAGATATTAGATCCAGTTGCGTGTGCAATGGCGATTAACACGTTACAGTCAGTACTCACAGAAGAAGGAACGATGACCCTTAAAAGAAAGGAAGGGGAGCCATTTTTGTATGCGGGGAAAACCGGTACAGTGCAATCTCCTAAACTCAAATCATCGAAATGGAAAGGTATGAAAGGTGTGAGAGATGTTTGGTTTGCAGGACTTACTCCGAGAAATGTAACAGTTGTTTGGGTGGGACATGATGAAGGTGCACCTTTCCCTGGGTCAGGTTCCGGAGTATCAGGTGGAATTTGGTATCGCTACATTCAAAATGTAAAAACCAAATTAGGAATGGGAAACCAACTCATTCCAAGTTTTGTCGGTGATTTTGTGAAGGTGGATGTTTGTGCTGATGATGGAACACTCATTGAAAATAATCCCGAGTATATTTGTAAAGTGCCTCTATATGCACAGTATTATTATATAGGTGATTTACCTCCCAAACGAATAGGATTTAATAAATCGGAACCACAACCAAATTCTATTTCACAACCAAACAATTTAGAAGAGGATGATTCTGAGATTTCAACTTATAATGCAGATGGATCAAAAACACAACCAGCAGCAGTTGATTCAGTTGAATTGGAACCACCACTTATAGATAATCGGCGAGTACGTTATAACGAAGAAAATCCTTAG
- a CDS encoding zinc ribbon domain-containing protein has translation MDFLLYFYSVLFGIILIAPFLVFYYRFQIDESPFGKEMDAQLRAIYEKKNNLLDSLKDIRSDFDSGKLTEEEFQTQSIPYIEELETVESTLLEKSKNLVTLEQPKINNDWTCSNCGSFVSVPNAKFCPNCGTSRLA, from the coding sequence ATGGATTTTCTCTTATATTTCTATTCGGTGTTATTTGGAATCATTCTGATTGCTCCCTTTTTGGTATTCTATTATCGATTCCAGATTGATGAGTCGCCCTTTGGCAAAGAGATGGATGCACAGTTACGAGCTATTTATGAGAAAAAAAATAACTTATTAGATTCGTTAAAAGACATACGATCCGATTTTGATTCGGGGAAGTTGACAGAAGAAGAATTTCAAACTCAATCCATCCCCTATATTGAAGAATTAGAAACAGTAGAGTCTACATTATTGGAAAAGAGTAAAAATTTGGTTACGTTAGAACAACCCAAGATTAACAATGATTGGACTTGTTCCAATTGTGGATCTTTTGTTTCTGTTCCAAATGCAAAATTTTGTCCAAACTGTGGGACAAGTCGATTGGCTTAA
- a CDS encoding ABC transporter substrate-binding protein: protein MRTLSLVFFLLSLTFCGKDKQEFAIQIALPSDPAQLDPLFCTDLTCQKLARFLHQGLFKAEQNAYVSPWIQKSQKLESPTEEILVIQLGKKAPPIEDIHFSFTRLIQESYPRKEDYRFLKSVHILSPTQLEFRFQKGTSESEWKEKFSLPFASIIGKKDWEQNRLQTYGDYKLIEWKKNEFISLVSQNKETNNLPESIRFLILPQSTTSLFLYRKSKLDAFKLSDFLLSIPEATSQFTLTKKGRSVQYVTINQTNPCFDIHFRTALNLSIPREVIIKKLLENHADLTYGPIPIPYLEKLNLHLKLNDITYNKKKAISELKKSKCYPNILTKEIDFRMRGDDENQTKGRAIRQALAEIGLNIKLRPMEKAPLYKENGEGKGDLTLLTWYSDYDSVWNFLDPVFHPNKIGNGGNRSFYQNHIVGSILNKPNRNLSDAKQVIEIVTEEKPWIFLWSIQENYLVSKDFLRYNVLADYL from the coding sequence ATGAGAACCTTATCCCTCGTTTTCTTTCTCTTGTCCCTCACTTTTTGTGGAAAAGACAAACAGGAGTTTGCGATCCAAATCGCTTTGCCTTCGGATCCCGCCCAATTGGATCCTTTGTTTTGTACGGATTTAACATGCCAAAAGTTAGCTAGGTTCCTCCACCAGGGACTTTTTAAGGCAGAACAAAATGCCTATGTTTCCCCTTGGATCCAAAAATCACAAAAACTTGAGAGTCCCACAGAGGAAATCCTGGTAATCCAGTTAGGAAAAAAGGCTCCTCCCATTGAAGACATCCACTTTAGTTTCACAAGGTTAATCCAAGAATCGTATCCTCGAAAAGAAGATTACCGTTTTCTCAAATCGGTTCATATCCTTTCCCCTACTCAATTAGAGTTTCGATTCCAAAAAGGGACTTCGGAATCAGAATGGAAAGAGAAGTTCAGTTTACCATTTGCATCCATCATTGGGAAAAAAGATTGGGAACAAAATCGTTTACAAACCTATGGAGATTACAAACTCATTGAATGGAAAAAAAATGAGTTTATCAGTTTAGTTTCTCAAAATAAGGAAACAAACAACCTTCCTGAATCCATCCGTTTTCTCATTTTACCTCAATCCACAACTTCCTTATTTTTATATCGCAAATCAAAATTAGATGCATTCAAACTATCAGATTTTTTACTCTCTATCCCTGAAGCAACTTCTCAATTCACTCTGACAAAAAAAGGAAGATCCGTACAGTATGTAACCATCAATCAAACCAACCCATGTTTTGACATTCACTTCCGCACCGCATTGAACTTAAGTATTCCCAGAGAAGTGATCATCAAAAAATTGTTGGAAAACCATGCAGACCTAACCTATGGCCCGATCCCAATTCCCTATTTAGAAAAACTGAATCTCCATCTGAAGCTAAACGATATCACTTATAACAAAAAGAAGGCAATTTCTGAACTCAAAAAATCAAAGTGTTATCCTAATATTTTAACGAAAGAAATCGATTTTCGAATGAGAGGAGATGATGAAAACCAAACAAAAGGTAGAGCCATCAGACAAGCATTAGCTGAAATTGGACTAAACATCAAACTAAGGCCGATGGAAAAAGCACCGTTGTATAAAGAAAATGGGGAAGGTAAAGGTGACCTAACTTTACTTACTTGGTATTCAGACTATGACTCAGTTTGGAATTTTTTAGATCCCGTTTTCCATCCAAATAAAATTGGGAATGGAGGGAATAGGTCCTTTTATCAAAATCATATCGTTGGTTCGATTTTAAACAAACCAAATCGAAATCTTTCTGATGCCAAACAAGTGATCGAAATCGTCACGGAAGAAAAACCTTGGATCTTTTTATGGTCGATCCAAGAAAACTACCTAGTCTCTAAGGATTTTCTTCGTTATAACGTACTCGCCGATTATCTATAA
- a CDS encoding ABC transporter ATP-binding protein, whose protein sequence is MKIYRKLWPYLAKYKYRLSLGVFLSIFVSIFNGASLTSFIPIFDSLGSGENYKFQIALTKKDQSLLSEYKNPDRLQGLTYWEWQFANLKEKTNSELAEKKPDDLVYLFCLIILPIYFLKLLCLAGTVYFVNSAGLLAVKDLRQALYQKLQVLPLNEFYREKTGVLMSRVINDVDIVGKVVSNDLKDAINDFFYIITHLIILLVLSWKLFFLLFIVIPLIVGPVSAFADRIRRTTKNQQEQLSELNGDLQEVISGIRVIRAFSMEDKEAERFFKVNQNLSDKTFKTHFYHQIGPALTELSGSVVTMVFLGIGAYLLEDASFSKGMFIAFFLTLIFLMRPLKQMSILVNLVQSSVIASDRVFEILGREVDIKEPTSPKPLGNLSHAITYKNVTYLYPNTDLYALKNINLTLPKGGTIAIVGSSGAGKSTLVDLLPRLIDPTEGGIYWDDVNAKDLSLDNLRKRIGVVSQNIFLFNGSIRENIAYGKPDATEEEIRRAAEDAFASEFIESFEDGYDTIVGERGVMLSGGQRQRISIARTLLANPEVLILDEATSALDTESERLIQQAFVRLYENKTVIIIAHRLSTVKIADTIYYLENGEIVESGSHTELLQNPNSKYKRLYDMQFSNSN, encoded by the coding sequence GTGAAGATTTACCGAAAACTATGGCCATATTTGGCAAAATACAAATACAGACTCAGTCTTGGAGTTTTTCTGTCTATATTTGTTTCTATTTTTAACGGGGCATCTCTCACTTCATTCATTCCCATCTTTGATTCCTTAGGATCAGGCGAAAATTATAAATTCCAAATTGCTCTTACAAAAAAAGACCAATCACTTTTAAGTGAATACAAAAACCCAGATCGATTACAGGGGTTAACCTATTGGGAGTGGCAATTCGCAAATTTAAAAGAAAAAACAAATTCCGAACTTGCAGAGAAAAAACCTGATGATTTGGTTTATCTCTTTTGTCTGATTATCCTTCCCATTTACTTTTTAAAATTATTATGCCTAGCGGGTACTGTTTATTTTGTTAACTCAGCTGGATTACTTGCTGTCAAAGACCTCAGACAAGCACTTTACCAAAAACTCCAGGTATTACCTCTCAATGAATTTTATAGAGAAAAAACGGGAGTATTGATGAGCCGTGTGATCAACGATGTAGACATCGTTGGCAAGGTTGTTTCAAACGATCTAAAAGATGCAATTAACGATTTCTTTTATATCATCACACATTTGATCATATTACTTGTGTTAAGTTGGAAATTGTTCTTTTTACTTTTTATTGTGATCCCTTTGATTGTAGGACCAGTTAGTGCCTTTGCAGACCGAATTCGAAGGACAACTAAAAATCAACAGGAACAATTATCGGAACTAAATGGTGACTTACAAGAAGTGATCTCGGGAATACGTGTGATTCGTGCTTTTTCAATGGAAGATAAGGAAGCAGAAAGATTTTTTAAAGTAAACCAAAACTTATCAGACAAAACTTTTAAAACTCATTTTTACCATCAAATTGGTCCCGCCTTAACCGAGTTATCTGGTTCTGTAGTAACAATGGTGTTTTTAGGGATTGGTGCATATTTATTGGAAGACGCAAGTTTTTCAAAAGGTATGTTCATAGCATTTTTTCTAACTTTGATTTTTCTAATGCGTCCACTCAAGCAGATGAGTATCTTAGTAAACTTGGTCCAATCATCAGTGATTGCAAGTGATCGGGTTTTTGAAATTTTAGGACGAGAAGTTGACATCAAAGAACCAACTTCCCCAAAACCACTAGGGAATTTAAGTCATGCCATCACTTATAAAAACGTTACTTATCTTTATCCAAATACAGATTTATACGCCTTAAAAAATATCAATCTGACTTTACCAAAAGGAGGAACCATTGCGATTGTTGGTTCCTCTGGAGCAGGTAAATCTACATTAGTCGATTTATTGCCAAGGTTGATTGATCCCACTGAAGGTGGAATCTATTGGGATGATGTAAATGCCAAAGATTTAAGTTTGGATAATTTACGCAAAAGAATCGGCGTTGTTTCGCAAAATATATTTTTATTCAATGGATCCATTCGTGAAAACATTGCCTATGGAAAACCTGATGCTACAGAAGAAGAAATCAGAAGAGCAGCAGAAGATGCATTTGCTTCCGAATTCATAGAATCATTTGAAGATGGTTACGATACAATCGTCGGTGAAAGAGGTGTTATGTTGTCTGGAGGCCAAAGGCAAAGGATATCAATTGCACGAACCTTACTCGCCAATCCAGAAGTATTAATCTTAGATGAAGCCACATCTGCATTGGATACAGAATCAGAAAGATTAATCCAACAAGCATTTGTCCGATTGTATGAAAACAAAACAGTAATCATCATTGCTCACCGTTTATCCACAGTGAAAATCGCAGATACAATTTATTATTTAGAAAATGGTGAAATTGTAGAGAGTGGTAGCCACACAGAACTTTTGCAAAACCCAAATTCAAAATACAAACGTTTGTATGACATGCAATTTTCTAACTCAAATTAG
- the lon gene encoding endopeptidase La: METNEFWENPTKLARLEDTLPKQIFLLPIKVRPVFPGIITPLIVPPGRFIQSIEESSKGAGFLGLILLKEDESELPSEDNIFQIGVVARILKKINLPDGGMNILVNTIQRFKINSIHTKEPMLIANVSYPEEELGTSKNNIKALMRTLLILTKELAQNNPLFTEDMKLTMMNVNEPAKMADFVCSILNLEKEEYQSVIEAIPINDRLEKVLLFLKKEIELVVLQKKIQEQINDKIDNQQRQFFLREQLKAIQQELGVGEDKTEQKYDKLLARLKAIPVAEEIIVEVEREIDKFKNSDPISSDYNVIRNYLDLVDSLPWEKPETKDINLLHAKKVLNRDHHKLEDVKERILEFLAVHKLNPKSKGSILCLVGPPGVGKTSIAKSIAEALGRKFYRFSVGGVRDEAEIKGHRRTYIGAMPGKLINALKITKERDTVILLDEIDKMSQGYQGDPQAALLEVLDPEQNFNFRDHYLDLPFDLSDVLFIATANTFEPIPRVLLDRMEVIQLSGYITEEKVQIFQKYLWSKIFIKNGLNPDLFSMKKETVSHLINSYSRESGLRGLEKTFDKLVRKLALKQVLKEKYSKEIREKDLVEYLGPPPFVDDRMTIPKVPGTALGLAWTNAGGSTLLIEAVLIPGKGGLTLTGQMGKMMEESANIALSFVKNYLNNDALFEKKAIHLHVPDGATPKDGPSAGITMATAILSLVSNRIINPGFGMTGELTLTGEVLAIGGLREKIVAAKRVGIKKIIFPKDNEKAFQEIPDYVKKGVSFYPVTRFEEVESLVFPKTKSKKK; this comes from the coding sequence TTGGAAACGAATGAATTTTGGGAAAACCCAACCAAATTGGCAAGACTAGAAGATACTTTACCGAAACAGATCTTTTTACTTCCGATCAAAGTACGACCTGTTTTTCCTGGTATCATTACACCTCTAATCGTTCCTCCAGGTAGGTTTATTCAGTCCATTGAGGAGTCTTCCAAAGGTGCTGGATTCTTAGGCCTCATCTTGTTAAAGGAAGATGAATCGGAGCTTCCTTCTGAAGATAATATTTTCCAAATCGGTGTTGTTGCTAGGATTTTAAAAAAAATCAACCTACCAGATGGTGGGATGAATATTTTGGTGAATACGATCCAACGATTTAAAATCAATTCCATCCATACCAAAGAACCAATGTTAATTGCCAATGTGAGTTACCCAGAAGAAGAATTGGGTACAAGTAAAAATAACATCAAAGCATTGATGCGAACATTACTGATTTTGACTAAAGAACTCGCACAAAACAATCCATTATTCACAGAAGACATGAAGTTAACCATGATGAATGTGAATGAACCAGCCAAGATGGCTGATTTTGTTTGTTCCATTCTCAATTTGGAAAAAGAAGAATACCAATCTGTCATTGAAGCCATTCCAATCAATGATAGACTCGAAAAAGTTTTACTTTTTTTAAAGAAAGAGATTGAACTGGTCGTTTTACAGAAAAAAATCCAAGAACAAATCAATGATAAAATTGATAACCAACAAAGACAGTTTTTCCTAAGGGAACAATTGAAGGCAATACAACAAGAGTTAGGCGTTGGCGAAGACAAAACCGAACAAAAATATGATAAACTCCTCGCCCGTTTAAAAGCCATTCCCGTTGCAGAAGAGATTATCGTTGAAGTGGAACGAGAGATAGATAAATTCAAAAACTCAGATCCAATTTCCAGTGATTATAATGTCATTCGGAATTATTTGGATTTAGTAGATAGTTTGCCTTGGGAAAAACCTGAAACAAAAGATATCAACTTACTCCATGCCAAAAAAGTTTTAAACCGTGACCATCATAAGTTAGAAGATGTAAAAGAAAGGATTTTGGAATTCTTAGCAGTTCACAAATTAAATCCGAAAAGTAAAGGTTCTATTCTTTGTTTAGTGGGACCTCCTGGAGTTGGAAAAACTTCGATTGCAAAATCCATTGCAGAAGCACTCGGACGAAAGTTTTACCGATTTTCTGTGGGTGGTGTAAGAGATGAAGCTGAGATCAAAGGCCATAGGCGAACCTACATAGGTGCGATGCCAGGGAAACTCATCAATGCACTAAAAATCACGAAAGAGCGTGATACTGTGATTTTGTTAGATGAGATTGATAAGATGTCACAAGGTTACCAAGGGGACCCACAAGCGGCTCTTCTTGAGGTACTTGACCCAGAACAAAATTTTAATTTTAGAGACCATTACTTAGATCTTCCATTTGATTTGTCGGATGTACTGTTTATTGCCACTGCCAATACCTTTGAACCCATTCCAAGAGTTTTACTCGATCGTATGGAAGTGATCCAACTTTCAGGTTACATCACAGAAGAAAAGGTTCAAATCTTTCAAAAGTATTTGTGGAGTAAAATCTTCATTAAAAATGGATTAAATCCTGATTTGTTTTCGATGAAAAAGGAAACTGTGAGCCATCTCATCAACTCCTATTCAAGAGAATCGGGATTACGTGGACTTGAAAAAACTTTCGATAAATTGGTTCGTAAACTTGCCCTTAAACAAGTGTTAAAGGAAAAGTATTCCAAAGAAATTCGTGAAAAAGATTTGGTCGAATATTTAGGACCTCCACCGTTTGTGGATGACCGTATGACAATTCCAAAAGTTCCAGGAACGGCTCTTGGCCTTGCTTGGACAAATGCAGGTGGATCAACGTTACTCATTGAAGCTGTCCTCATCCCAGGAAAGGGAGGTTTGACTCTCACTGGACAAATGGGAAAAATGATGGAAGAGTCAGCAAACATTGCTTTGTCGTTTGTGAAAAACTATTTGAACAACGATGCGTTGTTTGAGAAAAAAGCCATCCACTTACACGTACCAGATGGTGCAACTCCCAAAGATGGTCCAAGTGCTGGGATTACAATGGCAACAGCCATATTATCTCTTGTATCCAATCGTATCATTAACCCTGGTTTTGGTATGACGGGTGAGTTAACGTTAACTGGTGAAGTTTTGGCAATTGGTGGATTACGTGAAAAAATTGTAGCCGCCAAACGAGTTGGAATAAAGAAAATCATCTTTCCAAAAGATAATGAAAAAGCGTTCCAAGAAATCCCTGATTACGTGAAAAAAGGTGTTTCCTTTTATCCTGTCACTCGATTTGAAGAAGTGGAATCATTGGTTTTTCCTAAAACAAAGAGTAAGAAAAAATGA